The Plasmodium brasilianum strain Bolivian I chromosome 14, whole genome shotgun sequence genome contains a region encoding:
- a CDS encoding small subunit rRNA processing factor: MVERKKEQCLKKGKCVKVKTKGAKNDEVKRIRKNTNNLNEQKGNEGKEHTTVATYGTDISLKRKRNTRTFDTNCSRNRNKNCSRYNSSYSNRSTIFKGRDAKIHFTKNSSEKIGVPCRVDNNNNYVQLADRGYTANGCTRYSGDLNDDVDIYSDYDAVDRGNDFYIYNNNSSASSENENLGTPDDALLDTLDDTLVDDPDDTPVDDPDENLKGKENNNVKYGGEYISYDEYINVMKNCKQDNDVNIKREDVKEDLNNDEGKKMYKIFLLFSPLGVTSINNKSYIINADDHMSLFEKKLKSVERLIEITKNNKEKKNLEKKMEMIKNKQDNLRLDILFFTLLSLRDSVINKKKKLQIYIHTIRGLLIYVSPSFRVPRNFMVFKKIMLQLLKNRVVTDNDKKPLMSITHRPINYYVGSSVCVGISNKGFPTDIKKFSEKIIETNNDYSFFLSLSNMHDLSYFIEMMKKKESENFSLDYFVRLSDLKLSAITICSKLTHFLN; this comes from the exons ATGGTAGAGAGGAAAAAGGAGCAGTGtttaaaaaaggggaaatgCGTTAAAGTGAAAACGAAGGGGGCTAAAAATGACGAGGTAAAAAGGATTCGGAAGAAtactaataatttaaatgaacaGAAAGGGAACGAAGGGAAAGAGCATACAACAGTAGCGACTTATGGCACGGATATATCTCTGAAGCGGAAGAGGAACACGCGCACGTTTGATACAAATTGCAGCCGAAATAGGAACAAAAACTGCAGTCGTTATAACAGCAGTTATAGCAATCGCTCTACGATCTTTAAAGGAAGGGATgcaaaaatacattttacaaaaaatagcAGCGAAAAAATAGGAGTACCTTGCAGAGTagataacaataacaactATGTTCAACTGGCAGATAGAGGTTATACAGCGAACGGCTGCACTAGGTACAGTGGTGATTTAAATGATGATGTTGATATTTACTCAGACTACGATGCTGTTGACCGTGGGAACGATTTTTATATCTACAACAATAACAGTTCCGCGTCGAGCGAAAACGAAAATTTAGGTACTCCTGATGATGCCCTTCTTGATACCCTAGATGATACCCTTGTTGACGACCCAGATGATACCCCTGTTGACGACCCAGATGAAAATTTGAAGgggaaagaaaataataatgtcaAGTATGGCGGAGAGTACATAAGTTATGATGAGTACATAaatgtaatgaaaaattgtAAACAGGATAATGATGTTAACATAAAAAGAGAAGATGTGAAGGAggatttaaataatgatgaaggaaaaaagatgtataaaatttttttattattttccccCTTAGGTGTAACAAgcataaataacaaaagttATATAATCAACGCAGATGATCATATGTCTttgtttgaaaaaaaattaaagagtGTGGAAAGGTTAAtagaaattacaaaaaataataaagaaaagaaaaatttagaaaaaaaaatggaaatgataaaaaataaacaagatAATTTAAGACttgatattttattctttacaCTTTTAAGCTTAAGAGATAgtgttataaataaaaaaaaaaaattacaaatttatattcatacaaTTAGGggattattaatttatgtatCTCCTTCATTTCGTGTGCCAAGAAATTTCATggtctttaaaaaaattatgttacaGCTTTTGAAAAATAGAGTAGTAACAGATAATGATAAGAAGCCCTTAATGAGTATTACCCACCGCCCGATCAACTACTATGTGGGGTCTTcagt cTGTGTGGGGATATCAAATAAGGGCTTTCCAACAgatattaaaaagttttcAGAGAAGATCATAGAAACAAATAAtgattattccttttttttgtccttATCGAACATGCATGACTTAAGTTATTTCATTGaaatgatgaagaaaaaagagagtGAGAATTTTTCTTTAGACTATTTTGTTCGATTGTCTGATTTGAAATTGTCAGCTATTACGATTTGCTCAAAATTAACtcactttttaaattaa
- a CDS encoding hypothetical protein (conserved Plasmodium protein) has translation MDKAHYLNKNKMSKDDSSNDLDNSDYQSNNEDDTSDLEDLPEFERELILAKRHEEYMIKKHRRILLKNISIDANAEEAFSNANDDRNNNNEHNDNNNNDNNNNNSTNNNNSTNNNNSTNNNNSTNNNNSTNNNNSTNNNNSTNNNNSTNNNNGTALNRKGTANNKALHLKNKKKITAAIDKAEEADAANIKAVDASKKQNRTITDTAAGTTATTAVTKATKSSRASKGSKNDEEEDENNIGGSNLRKSMVPPLFPQDEEGKKIVKLVKDGEKYDKNMHEYITNKKDIHTEEGNKADSNYTYEYSSESRSDISYHQEKNKKQKKMTKDAVIDENKSTKINNNYYVDNTISSYDKKKYSLETSRNDHMLEESKSKNKWKDEKYDKNEKSVKNDKKRTKFLFSDNGEDLTKRKKHVQRRESVENRKSSGIVKTVDYGKDDDGHGVHKDDEIIKNRERSVHRIVSNDQNKKVYENSNDIINNIGKSDIFSKELETPERLIHIYKEEKKIKLDIYKYMSYEIITYFQLKKTFLLDMSEHINFAYYVIGHMIKIVDMFALTEVTHVLKNYHNYKNNTNHQEMSKDNSLNKKKNFFFITNVIKSEKNYFCVDRYTNIKFEIAHLENLADFHFFKKMKKLMNQNKKVSINELSTEKSYTTYICDLNNISDQKFTVDEYNFIKLFSIDLEILKNFHLFLKEKIEDLKNFHYTEKQIQDLVEMKKKKSFHEIFTNNKNIDTLPISRITVQREICSILHEIDTLTYAKKRIHPHDNTGNLSKLNHQIELLTKKKDILREQLEKARTNILSAKSREYFAQEKEKNVLKEKSIKAYVNSSLTDEFPDKFVNKFLGIEEKSVANLINYISEEKRNFNNFITSKFVELPIDVHNKIVHHFLLGGIQSSQVYFDENININKREDEHDLFGVNITKHVTTFDEVKKNYK, from the exons ATGGATAAGGCTCACTATttgaataaaaacaaaatgagcAAAGATGATAGCAGTAACGATTTAGATAATTCTGATTACCAATCGAACAATGAAGATGATACAAGTGATCTTGAAGATTTACCAGAATTTGAAAGAGAGCTAATATTAGCAAAGAGGCATGAagaatatatgataaaaaaacataggcgaattttactaaaaaatataagtattgATGCCAATGCAGAGGAGGCTTTTAGTAATGCCAATGATGAccgtaataacaataatgagCATAATGACAACAATAACaatgataacaataataacaatagtaccaataataacaatagtaccaataataacaatagtaccaataataacaatagtaccaataataacaatagtaccaataataacaatagtaccaataataacaatagtaccaataataacaatagtacCAATAATAACAATGGTACTGCCTTAAATAGAAAGGGGACTGCAAATAACAAAGCATtacatttgaaaaataaaaaaaaaattactgcAGCCATAGACAAAGCGGAGGAAGCAGACGCAGCAAATATAAAAGCGGTAGATGCtagtaaaaaacaaaacagaaCAATTACAGATACAGCTGCAGGTACAACTGCAACTACAGCAGTAACGAAAGCAACTAAGAGCAGTAGGGCTAGTAAGGGCAGTAAGAATGACGAGGAAGAGGACGAGAACAATATTGGGGGAAGCAACTTAAGAAAAAGTATGGTCCCTCCCTTATTTCCTCAAGATGAagaggggaaaaaaatagtaaagcTAGTAAAGGATggtgaaaaatatgataaaaatatgcatgaatatataactaataaaaaagatatacatACAGAGGAGGGAAACAAAGCCGACAGTAATTACACATATGAATATTCGTCTGAATCGCGTTCAGACATTTCTTATCAccaagagaaaaataaaaaacagaaaaaaatgacaaaagaTGCAGTtatagatgaaaataaaagtacgaaaattaataataattattatgtagaTAATACAATATCTtcttatgataaaaaaaaatattctttagaAACAAGCAGAAATGACCATATGTTAGAGGAGAGTAAAAGCAAGAATAAATGGaaagatgaaaaatatgataaaaatgaaaagagtgtaaaaaatgacaaaaaacgCACTAAGTTTCTTTTCAGTGACAATGGAGAAGATTTAACTAAAAGGAAGAAACATGTACAAAGAAGAGAATCAGTTGAGAACAGAAAAAGTTCAGGTATTGTTAAGACGGTCGACTATGGCAAAGATGACGATGGCCATGGTGTTCATAAGGatgatgaaataataaaaaatcgTGAAAGAAGTGTTCATCGCATAGTTTCAAATGATCAGaacaaaaaagtatatgagaattcaaatgatattataaacaATATAGGAAAGAgtgatatattttcaaaagaaCTAGAAACACCTGAAcgattaatacatatatacaaagaagaaaaaaaaattaaattagatatttataaatatatgagttatgaaattataacgtattttcaattaaaaaaaacctTTCTACTTGATATGAGTGaacatattaattttgcttattatgtaatagggcatatgataaaaatagttGATATGTTTGCACTGACAGAAGTTACACacgttttaaaaaattatcataattataaaaataatacaaatcaTCAAGAAATGAGTAAAGACAATTcattgaataaaaaaaaaaattttttctttataacaaatgttattaaaagtgaaaaaaattatttttgcgTTGATAGATATAcgaatataaaatttgaaatagCGCATTTAGAAAATTTGGCagatttccatttttttaagaaaatgaaaaaattaatgaatcaaaataaaaaggtgTCTATCAATGAGTTAAGTACAGAAAAAAGTTATACAACATACATATGTGACCTTAACAACATATCTGATCAGAAATTTACAGTtgatgaatataattttataaaattattttccatAGATTtggaaattttaaaaaatttccatctttttttgaaagaaaaaattgaagatttgaaaaattttcattatacaGAGAAACAAATACAAGACTTAgtagaaatgaaaaaaaaaaaaagctttcATGAAATTTtcacaaataataaaaatattgatacCTTACCCATATCTCGTATAACTGTGCAGAGAGAAATCTGTTCTATTTTACACGAAATAGACACATTAActtatgcaaaaaaaagaatacatCCCCATGATAATACCGGAAATTTGTCCAAATTGAATCATCAAATTGAGTTATTAACGAAGAAGAAGGACATTCTGCGGGAGCAACTGGAAAAAGCGagaa CTAATATCTTATCAGCAAAAAGTCGGGAATATTTTGcacaagaaaaagaaaaaaatgtattgaAGGAAAAATCGATAAAGGCTTATGTGAACTCATCACTAACGGACGAATTTCCTGACAAATTTGTGAACAAATTTCTGG GAATAGAAGAAAAGAGCGTAGCAAATTTGATAAATTACATAAGTGAAGAGAAAAGgaattttaacaattttataacTAGTAAGTTTGTTGAATTACCTATTGACGTTCACAACAAAATTGTGCATCATTTTCTTCTTGGAGGAATTCAAAGTAGTCAG gtttattttgatgaaaatataaatataaataagagAGAGGATGAACATGACCTTTTCGGAG tTAATATTACCAAACACGTAACCACATTTgatgaagtaaaaaaaaattataaataa